A window from Chryseobacterium phocaeense encodes these proteins:
- a CDS encoding methylmalonyl-CoA mutase family protein translates to METQKYTPTNKVRIVTAASLFDGHDAAINIMRRVIQGTGCEVIHLGHDKSAEEVVNTAIQEDANAIALTSYQGGHNEYFKYIYDLLREKNSPQIKIFGGGGGVILPEEIEDIMSYGIDRIYSPDDGRELGLQGMIDDLVKRSDFATGKETTAADLDSIDFENSTSIAKIISAVENFSEEKPELVKAIDEKSKDLNIPIIGITGTGGAGKSSLTDELVRRFIRSNPDKKIAIISIDPSKKKTGGALLGDRIRMNAINDPRVYMRSMATRENNVSVSPFIHSALNVLKLAHPDVIILETSGIGQSGSEVSDFADVSMYVMTPEYGASTQLEKIDMLDYADLVALNKSDKRGALDALQAVRKQFQRNHLLWEQPLDEMPVYATKASQFNDHGTTELYNRLISKVNDKFSGLDLKTFAEQEITDEVTIIPPKRVRYLSEIVENNRIYDENIEKQAELARKMYHIEGVKNFLSNETLDAEYQKAEKELHQENIDFLKTWDDTKKAFHEEFYSYFVRGKEIKVETSTESLSHLRIPKIALPKYNDWGDLIRWKGQENLPGGFPYTAGIYPFKRTGEDPTRMFAGEGGPERTNRRFHYVSAEMPAKRLSTAFDSVTLYGQDPALPPDIYGKIGNAGVSIATLDDAKKLYSGFDLINALTSVSMTINGPAPMLLAFFMNAAIDQNVEKYIAENGLEAKVEAVLKAKFDDKGLERPKYNGELPPSNNGLGLKLLGITGDEVIPADVYAEIKAKTIATVRGTVQADILKEDQAQNTCIFSTEFALRLMGDVQEYFIKEKVRNFYSVSISGYHIAEAGANPVSQLAFTLANGFTYVEYYLSRGMDINDFAPNLSFFFSNGIDPEYSVIGRVARRIWAKAMKLKYGADERSQMLKYHIQTSGRSLHAQEIDFNDIRTTLQALYAIYDNCNSLHTNAYDEAITTPTEQSVRRAMAIQLIINKELGLAKNENPLQGSFIIEELTDLVEEAVYAEFDRITERGGVLGAMETMYQRSKIQEESMHYEWLKHTGEYPIIGVNTFLGKDGSPTVRPGEVIRSTEEEKQVQIENLHNFQKSNEAKSEEALKQLQYAAINQQNLFGVMMDAVKYCSLGQITNALFEVGGKYRRNM, encoded by the coding sequence ATGGAAACCCAAAAATATACTCCAACCAACAAAGTAAGAATCGTAACCGCGGCGTCATTATTTGACGGACATGATGCAGCGATCAATATCATGCGCCGCGTGATCCAGGGAACAGGATGTGAAGTGATCCACCTGGGACACGATAAGTCAGCAGAGGAAGTGGTGAATACCGCCATCCAAGAAGATGCCAATGCTATTGCCTTAACCTCTTATCAGGGTGGCCACAATGAATATTTCAAATATATCTACGATCTTTTAAGAGAAAAAAACTCCCCACAGATTAAAATTTTTGGCGGTGGCGGCGGTGTTATTCTGCCTGAAGAAATTGAAGATATCATGTCTTACGGAATCGACAGGATTTACTCTCCGGATGACGGCCGCGAGCTTGGATTACAGGGAATGATTGATGACCTGGTAAAAAGATCAGATTTCGCAACCGGAAAAGAGACCACAGCAGCTGATCTGGATTCAATAGATTTTGAAAACTCAACCAGCATTGCCAAAATTATTTCTGCTGTTGAAAACTTTTCAGAAGAAAAACCCGAGCTTGTAAAAGCTATTGACGAAAAATCAAAAGATTTAAATATCCCAATCATCGGGATCACCGGTACAGGTGGAGCAGGAAAGTCTTCCCTAACCGATGAGCTGGTAAGACGTTTCATCCGTTCCAATCCTGATAAAAAAATTGCCATTATCTCCATTGACCCTTCCAAAAAGAAAACGGGAGGAGCACTTCTGGGAGACAGAATCCGTATGAACGCGATCAATGATCCAAGGGTTTATATGCGTTCGATGGCGACGAGAGAGAACAACGTTTCTGTTTCACCATTCATTCATTCTGCGTTAAATGTATTGAAACTGGCTCATCCGGATGTCATCATCCTGGAAACTTCCGGTATCGGACAGTCAGGTTCAGAGGTATCTGATTTTGCAGATGTTTCCATGTATGTGATGACTCCTGAATATGGAGCTTCAACGCAGCTGGAAAAAATTGACATGTTAGATTATGCGGATCTTGTTGCATTAAATAAATCCGACAAGCGAGGGGCTCTTGATGCTTTACAGGCCGTAAGAAAACAGTTCCAGAGAAACCATTTGCTATGGGAGCAGCCATTGGATGAAATGCCGGTTTACGCAACAAAGGCATCCCAGTTCAATGACCACGGAACGACAGAACTATACAACCGATTGATTTCCAAAGTCAATGATAAATTTTCAGGTCTGGATCTGAAAACTTTCGCTGAACAGGAAATTACGGATGAAGTAACAATTATTCCTCCAAAAAGAGTTCGTTATCTCTCTGAAATTGTGGAAAACAATAGGATATATGACGAAAACATCGAAAAACAAGCTGAGCTTGCGAGAAAAATGTATCATATTGAAGGGGTAAAAAATTTCTTATCTAATGAAACTTTAGACGCTGAATATCAAAAGGCGGAAAAAGAGCTTCACCAGGAAAACATCGACTTCCTGAAAACCTGGGATGATACAAAAAAGGCTTTCCATGAAGAGTTCTACTCCTACTTTGTAAGAGGAAAGGAAATCAAAGTGGAAACCTCAACGGAATCCCTGTCTCACTTAAGAATTCCAAAAATTGCTTTACCTAAATACAACGACTGGGGTGATCTGATCAGATGGAAAGGCCAGGAAAATCTTCCCGGAGGATTCCCTTATACGGCTGGAATTTATCCGTTTAAAAGAACAGGTGAAGACCCTACAAGGATGTTTGCCGGAGAAGGAGGCCCGGAAAGAACCAACAGAAGATTCCATTACGTATCTGCAGAAATGCCTGCAAAACGTTTATCTACAGCATTTGACTCTGTAACGCTTTATGGCCAGGATCCTGCTCTTCCACCGGATATTTACGGTAAAATCGGAAATGCGGGCGTTTCTATTGCCACGCTGGATGATGCCAAAAAGCTGTATTCAGGATTTGATCTGATCAATGCACTGACTTCCGTTTCCATGACGATCAACGGACCGGCGCCAATGCTGCTTGCTTTCTTTATGAATGCAGCCATTGACCAGAACGTCGAGAAATACATTGCTGAAAATGGTCTTGAGGCGAAAGTTGAAGCTGTTTTAAAAGCAAAATTTGATGATAAAGGTCTGGAAAGACCAAAATATAATGGTGAACTTCCCCCTTCCAATAACGGTTTAGGACTGAAATTACTGGGAATTACAGGAGATGAAGTTATTCCGGCCGATGTGTACGCTGAAATTAAAGCCAAAACCATTGCAACCGTTCGTGGAACGGTTCAGGCTGACATCTTAAAAGAAGACCAGGCACAGAACACATGCATTTTCTCTACTGAATTTGCCCTGAGACTGATGGGTGACGTTCAGGAATATTTCATCAAGGAGAAAGTAAGAAACTTCTATTCTGTTTCCATTTCAGGATATCACATTGCGGAAGCGGGCGCCAATCCGGTTTCCCAGCTTGCATTTACACTGGCGAATGGTTTCACGTATGTGGAATATTATTTATCCAGAGGAATGGACATCAATGATTTTGCCCCTAACTTATCTTTCTTCTTCTCGAATGGTATCGACCCTGAATATTCGGTCATCGGGCGTGTAGCAAGAAGAATCTGGGCGAAAGCCATGAAACTGAAATATGGCGCGGACGAAAGAAGCCAGATGCTGAAATACCACATCCAGACTTCAGGACGTTCTCTTCACGCGCAGGAAATTGATTTCAATGATATCAGAACGACGCTTCAGGCATTATATGCCATCTATGATAACTGTAATTCCCTTCACACGAATGCGTATGATGAGGCCATTACCACGCCTACGGAACAGTCTGTAAGAAGAGCTATGGCGATTCAGCTGATTATTAATAAGGAATTAGGTCTGGCTAAAAATGAAAACCCGCTTCAGGGATCATTTATTATTGAAGAGCTTACGGATCTTGTGGAAGAAGCAGTGTATGCAGAATTCGACAGGATTACGGAAAGAGGCGGAGTTCTTGGTGCTATGGAAACCATGTACCAGCGCTCTAAAATTCAGGAAGAATCCATGCATTACGAATGGCTGAAACATACCGGAGAATATCCGATTATCGGGGTGAATACATTCCTTGGAAAAGACGGTTCACCAACGGTTCGTCCGGGAGAGGTTATCCGGTCTACAGAGGAAGAGAAGCAGGTTCAGATTGAAAACCTTCACAATTTCCAGAAATCCAATGAAGCAAAGTCTGAGGAAGCTTTAAAGCAGCTTCAGTATGCGGCGATTAACCAGCAGAACTTATTCGGAGTGATGATGGATGCTGTGAAATACTGTTCTCTTGGACAGATTACCAACGCTTTGTTTGAAGTGGGCGGTAAGTACAGACGAAATATGTAG
- a CDS encoding pyridoxal phosphate-dependent decarboxylase family protein, which translates to MKDYLKNDSEHINHILDLIKTQGIEYLSTLSERPTSVKNNPVSDKIELPESGFGAEETLKIFNQRFEPIMVGSSGPRYLGFVTGGTTPASIAGDWLATIYDQNTQSTTGQGDISAKIEIETISVLLDLLGLPESFLGGFVTGATMSNFTCMAVARQWLGKEQGRDIAKDGISGSIKVLTGTPHSSSIKSLSLLGIGSSNIIKVKTAGEDREAISIQDLEEQITKLNGEPFLLISSGGTVNTVDFDDFKEISRLKEKYKFWWHIDAAFGGFAACSDQYKHLVSGWENADSITVDCHKWLNVPYESAVFLVKEQYKILQVETFQNSNAPYLGDPLENFGYLNFLPENSRRLKALPAWFSLMAYGRKGYQEIVDRNISLAKQFGQMLAETNDFKLLAPVRLNTVCFTLKDEAQQDKAQGFLEALNGTGKVFMTPTFYQQQKGIRAAFVNWQTTEKDIELIFEVMKRVAAELV; encoded by the coding sequence ATGAAAGACTATTTGAAAAACGATTCAGAACATATAAACCATATTTTAGACCTTATAAAAACACAGGGCATTGAATATCTCAGTACCCTTTCGGAAAGACCCACGTCGGTCAAAAATAACCCGGTATCCGATAAAATAGAATTGCCGGAATCCGGCTTCGGAGCTGAAGAAACACTGAAAATATTTAACCAAAGATTTGAACCTATCATGGTAGGTTCGTCCGGTCCCCGATACCTCGGATTTGTTACGGGTGGCACTACGCCGGCTTCCATTGCAGGAGACTGGCTCGCCACAATATATGATCAGAATACCCAGTCTACAACAGGGCAAGGTGATATTTCAGCCAAGATAGAAATAGAGACCATTAGTGTTTTACTGGATCTTCTCGGGCTTCCGGAAAGTTTTCTGGGAGGTTTTGTAACCGGAGCTACCATGTCCAATTTCACCTGTATGGCTGTTGCCCGGCAGTGGCTGGGGAAAGAGCAGGGGAGAGACATTGCTAAAGACGGAATTTCAGGATCCATCAAAGTCCTGACAGGTACCCCTCACTCATCATCCATCAAATCCTTATCGCTTCTGGGAATCGGGAGCAGTAATATTATTAAAGTAAAAACAGCCGGCGAAGACCGTGAAGCGATCAGCATACAAGACCTTGAGGAGCAGATTACAAAGCTGAACGGCGAACCATTCCTCCTGATTTCAAGCGGTGGTACAGTAAACACCGTTGACTTTGATGATTTTAAAGAAATCAGCAGACTAAAAGAAAAATATAAATTCTGGTGGCATATAGATGCGGCATTCGGAGGTTTTGCAGCCTGTTCAGATCAGTATAAACATTTGGTTTCAGGATGGGAAAATGCAGACAGCATTACTGTTGATTGCCATAAATGGCTTAATGTTCCTTATGAAAGCGCGGTGTTTTTGGTCAAAGAACAGTATAAAATCCTGCAGGTGGAAACTTTTCAGAACTCAAACGCGCCTTATCTGGGAGATCCGTTGGAGAATTTCGGGTATTTAAATTTTCTTCCGGAGAATTCCAGAAGACTGAAGGCGCTTCCTGCTTGGTTTTCTCTGATGGCGTACGGCAGAAAAGGATATCAGGAAATTGTAGACCGTAATATTTCACTGGCGAAACAGTTCGGGCAAATGCTGGCAGAAACTAACGATTTCAAATTGCTGGCACCTGTAAGGCTCAATACCGTATGCTTTACTTTAAAAGATGAAGCACAGCAGGATAAGGCCCAGGGGTTTCTGGAAGCCCTTAATGGCACAGGAAAAGTCTTTATGACGCCTACTTTTTATCAGCAGCAGAAAGGTATAAGAGCTGCTTTCGTTAACTGGCAGACCACAGAAAAAGATATTGAACTGATCTTTGAGGTGATGAAAAGAGTAGCCGCAGAATTAGTATGA
- a CDS encoding Dph6-related ATP pyrophosphatase, translating to MKPKAIFNWSSGKDSALALYKTLQEENFEIVALLTSINEEFQRISMHGVHVSLLEKQAESLGFDLIKMEIPKEPSMEQYREIMTATLSQIQARGVTHSIFGDIFLEDLRKYREDQLKEIGMEAVFPLWKQNTSDLIREFLRLGFKTIVTCVNETYLDKSFAGRIIDESFINDLPENVDPCGENGEFHTFTFDGPLFKVPVQFETGETVKKTYPKPKACPEDEDGAYVFWFCDLILI from the coding sequence ATGAAGCCCAAAGCTATCTTCAACTGGAGCAGCGGAAAAGATTCTGCTCTGGCCTTATATAAAACTTTACAAGAGGAAAATTTTGAAATCGTTGCTTTACTGACGAGCATTAATGAAGAGTTTCAGCGAATTTCCATGCATGGTGTTCATGTTTCACTGCTGGAAAAACAGGCGGAAAGCTTGGGGTTTGATTTAATTAAAATGGAAATCCCGAAAGAACCATCAATGGAACAGTATCGGGAAATTATGACTGCGACACTGAGCCAAATTCAAGCCCGCGGAGTGACCCATTCTATTTTTGGTGATATTTTCCTGGAAGATTTAAGGAAATACCGTGAAGACCAGTTGAAAGAAATTGGAATGGAAGCCGTTTTTCCTTTGTGGAAACAGAATACTTCGGACCTGATCAGGGAATTCCTGCGACTTGGCTTTAAGACCATCGTGACCTGTGTTAATGAAACCTATCTGGACAAAAGTTTTGCCGGGAGAATTATTGATGAGAGTTTCATTAACGATCTTCCGGAAAATGTTGACCCCTGTGGGGAAAACGGGGAATTCCATACGTTTACTTTTGACGGGCCTTTATTTAAGGTACCTGTACAATTCGAAACCGGGGAAACGGTAAAGAAAACCTATCCGAAACCTAAGGCCTGTCCCGAAGATGAAGACGGAGCATATGTTTTCTGGTTCTGTGATCTGATCCTGATATAA
- a CDS encoding serine hydrolase domain-containing protein, producing MIKKITLLFLLYFLFSCKTENPPITVNRYAIIDSTITAFQKTLLEQQIDSVFKKYHFNGSIAVFKDSLQLYRKDNGFSDFKNKVNIDHNTVFAIGSVSKQFTATLVLLQMEQGKLNVADKASKYLKIFQNKDYENITIHQLLNHTSGLNTFGGKLMFKSGSDFFYSNDGFNALGQIVEAVSGKSFDENALELFKKAGMKHSSTGTIFEGQNFASAYLGNTTKPAVVPNMPERLAGKDIGTPAGGILSTIEDLHIWNNALYGGKILKPETLKQFSAKSAERRHAIFGKMGYGYGIMMNTGQPESYFHSGYIKGSPSLNIYYPHTKTSVIILSNIADEEKGKSSTFRPHVEVKKMTDNLENTLLQLKAKH from the coding sequence GTGATTAAAAAAATTACACTTCTCTTTCTTTTGTATTTTTTGTTTTCCTGCAAAACCGAAAACCCACCGATAACTGTTAACAGATATGCTATCATCGATTCCACCATTACTGCTTTCCAGAAAACGCTTTTGGAACAGCAGATTGATTCGGTCTTTAAAAAATATCACTTCAATGGAAGTATTGCTGTATTTAAAGATTCATTGCAGCTGTACAGGAAAGACAATGGTTTTTCTGATTTTAAGAATAAAGTGAACATTGACCACAATACAGTTTTTGCCATAGGTTCTGTGAGCAAGCAGTTTACCGCCACCCTTGTACTTCTTCAGATGGAGCAGGGAAAACTGAACGTGGCGGACAAAGCATCGAAATACCTGAAAATTTTTCAGAATAAAGATTACGAGAATATTACCATCCATCAACTTTTAAATCATACTTCAGGATTGAATACTTTTGGAGGAAAACTGATGTTTAAAAGCGGGTCGGATTTTTTCTATTCGAATGACGGGTTTAATGCCCTGGGACAAATTGTGGAAGCCGTTTCCGGAAAATCTTTTGATGAAAATGCATTGGAGCTGTTTAAAAAAGCAGGAATGAAACATTCTTCTACCGGAACTATTTTTGAGGGTCAAAATTTTGCCAGCGCGTATCTGGGGAATACTACAAAGCCTGCAGTTGTCCCGAATATGCCTGAAAGACTTGCCGGAAAAGACATCGGAACTCCGGCGGGTGGCATCCTTTCTACGATTGAGGATCTTCATATCTGGAACAATGCTTTGTATGGAGGAAAGATCCTGAAACCTGAAACTTTAAAGCAGTTCTCCGCCAAAAGTGCAGAAAGGCGCCATGCTATTTTTGGAAAAATGGGCTACGGATACGGAATTATGATGAATACAGGACAGCCCGAAAGCTATTTCCACAGCGGTTATATTAAAGGTTCTCCATCTCTGAATATTTACTATCCGCATACGAAAACCTCCGTCATTATCTTATCCAATATTGCTGATGAGGAAAAGGGGAAAAGTTCGACCTTCAGACCTCATGTGGAGGTTAAAAAGATGACGGACAATCTGGAAAATACTTTACTTCAGCTTAAGGCAAAACATTAA
- a CDS encoding DUF3667 domain-containing protein, protein MSHGKLREDKTCLNCGHQVEERYCPHCGQENVESRHPFYFLFTHFVEDFTHYDGQFWGTLKNLLLSPGKLTNVYLEGKRQKFVPPVKLYIFVSFITFFTFALFPMVNIGSDKPDNKNSKISFLDKMKSPETQKIFDSIKAQKNLTREDSIAMKNLSLLPDTATVENIQETLDMNKAIDNDFSFAGYKTRKSYDSAMAKNPSSWDFMLNPIAHKFYELKEKGVTKKELMKNMVEKSYHNLPKALFLYLPLFAFFLWIFHSKKKWWYFDHGIFTLHYFSFLLLIILFIFLLSKLTGLISFSVLNSLLYFIICILTIYSIAYFYIAHYRVYHTHGIVSLIIGGILFFINFFAFMFLLTGLAIVSFLMLH, encoded by the coding sequence ATGAGCCACGGAAAACTAAGAGAAGATAAAACCTGTCTGAACTGCGGACATCAGGTTGAAGAGAGATACTGCCCGCACTGCGGCCAGGAGAATGTTGAAAGCCGCCATCCTTTCTACTTTCTTTTCACCCACTTCGTTGAAGACTTCACCCATTACGACGGCCAGTTCTGGGGTACTTTAAAAAATCTGCTGCTGAGCCCGGGAAAACTTACCAATGTTTATCTGGAAGGCAAAAGACAGAAATTCGTACCTCCTGTCAAGCTGTATATTTTTGTGAGTTTCATTACTTTTTTCACGTTCGCTCTTTTTCCTATGGTGAATATCGGCTCGGATAAACCAGATAATAAGAATTCGAAAATAAGCTTTCTGGATAAAATGAAGTCGCCTGAAACACAGAAAATATTTGACAGTATCAAGGCCCAGAAAAATCTGACCAGAGAAGATTCTATTGCTATGAAAAATCTCAGTCTCCTGCCTGATACTGCAACTGTGGAAAATATACAGGAAACCCTTGATATGAATAAGGCGATAGACAACGACTTCAGCTTTGCAGGATATAAAACAAGAAAATCTTATGATTCTGCAATGGCTAAAAACCCTTCTTCCTGGGATTTTATGTTAAACCCAATAGCTCACAAATTTTACGAGCTTAAAGAAAAAGGCGTCACCAAAAAAGAACTCATGAAAAATATGGTTGAAAAATCTTACCATAATTTACCCAAAGCTCTTTTCTTATACCTACCCCTGTTTGCCTTCTTCTTATGGATTTTCCACAGTAAGAAAAAATGGTGGTATTTTGATCACGGGATTTTCACGCTGCATTATTTCTCCTTCCTTCTGCTGATTATCCTGTTCATATTTTTATTGTCCAAATTAACCGGCCTCATTAGTTTTAGTGTCCTTAATTCACTTTTGTATTTTATCATCTGCATTCTCACCATTTACAGTATAGCGTATTTCTATATTGCCCATTACCGCGTGTATCACACGCATGGTATAGTGAGTTTAATTATTGGCGGCATATTATTTTTCATCAACTTTTTTGCATTCATGTTTTTACTTACAGGGCTGGCCATCGTAAGTTTCCTGATGCTCCACTAA
- the rplM gene encoding 50S ribosomal protein L13, translating into MNTLSYKTVSANKATANKEWVVVDAEGQPLGRLASTVAKILRGKHKTNFTPHVDCGDNVIVLNAGKITLSGNKWADKTYIWHTGYPGGQKSMTAAELQKKDSLKVLEKSVKGMLPKNRLGSALLKNLYLYEGTEHKHEAQQPKTINVNEFK; encoded by the coding sequence GTGAATACATTAAGTTACAAAACTGTTTCAGCGAACAAAGCTACTGCTAATAAAGAATGGGTTGTGGTAGACGCTGAAGGACAGCCGTTAGGAAGACTAGCTTCTACGGTTGCAAAGATTTTGAGAGGTAAGCACAAAACGAACTTTACACCTCACGTAGATTGTGGTGATAACGTAATCGTTTTGAATGCTGGGAAAATTACACTTTCCGGAAACAAGTGGGCTGATAAGACTTACATCTGGCATACAGGTTACCCTGGTGGACAGAAGTCTATGACTGCGGCTGAACTTCAGAAGAAAGATTCTTTAAAAGTATTGGAGAAATCTGTAAAAGGTATGTTGCCTAAAAACAGATTAGGATCTGCTTTATTGAAGAACCTTTATCTGTATGAAGGAACTGAGCACAAGCATGAAGCTCAGCAGCCTAAAACAATTAATGTTAACGAATTTAAATAA
- a CDS encoding M16 family metallopeptidase — protein sequence MKNFFIGTAVLFFTGAVNPVFSQKADAPKFVSNTEGVKEYTLNNGMKVLLIPDASQSNMVVNIIYNVGSKHEGYGEKGMAHLLEHMLFKSTKKLGDIKKQLSDKGGNANGTTWYDRTNYYEIFPSSDENLRWSLEMEADRMINATILQSDLDKEFSVVRNEFEIGENRPGDVLMERIVSTAYLWHNYGNSTIGSKEDIERVKAPTLRRFYEKHYQPDNATLVVAGKFDENQALKYISQYFSVIPRPSRVLDQTYTVEPAQDGERFVELKRSGDSKIVGALYHTAPYADKDYAALDALSEILTSDPSGYLYKAMIDSHKAASVYSYQPTVRDAAFMYFGLEVPADKDVKAVESEFRAELDKVATIKYTEQDVQRAKAKILKQIENTKNNTIGFAINLTEIVGAGSYKLGMLYRDSIEKLTLADIQRVSDKYFKTNNRTVGVFIPTKDEVRVKNNEFSDEQIASLTKDYKGKALEKEVAPFEASIKNLKANLSEGKLSNGMKYGVIKKEIKGGKVIGSFRFPVSNAKDLSGKAQIGGLMAQVMKTGTKSHTKEQIQDMLDQWKSNINFSFNGQTLYANVSTYKEHLPKVMDLMKEILTQSSFPEAELAKTINEYNTYLESSLNDPQALAFTEIEKITESYPKESVFYTPSFKEQIEANKTIKRQQLVDFYNQILGSNNGIGTMIGDLDAKTASALMENTFAKWNSKSSYEKIKPELFATKKQDKEYLTPDKENGAAVGKISFSMDRNSPDYPAFVIANEMLGSGGFLTSRIPIRLREKEGISYGAGSYISVPTDNTVASWGWYAFFNPTKKDAVNKALKEEVNKAVKEGFTEEELKSNLNSWLNSRKTDLGNDTTLVGLVNSQLQYGIPLEDYDALEAKVSGLKVNQVNDVLRKYISEEKLTSVFAGDFNKK from the coding sequence ATGAAAAACTTTTTTATCGGGACTGCGGTCCTGTTTTTTACCGGCGCTGTAAACCCGGTTTTTTCTCAGAAAGCAGATGCTCCGAAATTCGTGAGCAATACTGAAGGCGTAAAAGAATATACCCTGAACAACGGGATGAAAGTCCTTTTGATTCCCGATGCTTCCCAAAGTAATATGGTAGTGAATATCATTTATAACGTAGGTTCCAAGCATGAAGGCTACGGAGAAAAAGGAATGGCGCACTTACTTGAGCATATGCTGTTTAAAAGCACCAAGAAATTAGGAGATATTAAAAAACAACTCTCTGACAAAGGAGGAAATGCCAACGGAACCACCTGGTATGACAGAACAAATTATTACGAAATATTTCCTTCCAGTGATGAAAACCTGAGATGGTCTCTTGAAATGGAGGCGGACAGGATGATTAATGCAACCATTCTTCAGTCGGATCTGGATAAAGAATTCTCTGTAGTGAGGAATGAATTTGAAATCGGGGAGAACAGACCTGGTGACGTTTTGATGGAGCGTATCGTATCAACGGCTTACCTATGGCACAACTACGGAAACAGCACCATCGGAAGTAAGGAAGATATTGAAAGGGTAAAAGCACCAACCCTCAGAAGATTTTACGAAAAACATTACCAGCCGGATAATGCCACGTTGGTGGTAGCGGGTAAGTTTGATGAAAATCAGGCTTTAAAATATATTTCCCAGTATTTTTCTGTTATTCCGAGACCGTCAAGAGTTTTGGATCAGACGTATACTGTGGAGCCGGCCCAGGACGGGGAACGTTTTGTTGAGCTGAAACGCTCCGGAGACAGTAAAATTGTAGGAGCATTGTATCACACGGCTCCTTATGCAGATAAAGATTACGCAGCACTTGATGCACTATCGGAAATTCTGACTTCAGATCCTTCCGGATATTTATACAAAGCGATGATTGATTCTCATAAAGCGGCTTCTGTCTATTCTTACCAACCTACGGTAAGGGATGCGGCGTTTATGTATTTCGGACTTGAAGTGCCTGCAGATAAAGATGTAAAAGCAGTAGAGAGTGAATTCAGAGCTGAGCTGGATAAAGTGGCTACTATAAAATACACGGAGCAGGATGTTCAGAGAGCCAAGGCGAAAATTCTCAAGCAAATAGAAAACACAAAGAATAATACCATTGGTTTTGCCATTAACTTAACTGAAATTGTAGGTGCCGGAAGTTATAAACTGGGTATGCTCTACCGCGACAGTATCGAAAAATTAACGCTGGCAGATATTCAGAGAGTTTCGGATAAATATTTTAAAACAAATAACAGAACAGTAGGGGTGTTTATTCCTACAAAAGATGAGGTAAGAGTTAAGAATAATGAGTTTTCTGATGAGCAGATCGCCAGTCTTACAAAAGACTACAAAGGGAAGGCTCTGGAAAAAGAAGTGGCGCCTTTCGAAGCCAGCATTAAAAACCTGAAAGCTAATCTTTCTGAAGGGAAGCTGAGCAACGGAATGAAGTATGGCGTTATTAAAAAAGAAATCAAAGGAGGAAAGGTGATAGGAAGTTTCCGTTTTCCTGTGAGTAATGCTAAAGATTTGAGTGGAAAAGCTCAGATCGGAGGTTTGATGGCACAGGTCATGAAAACGGGAACGAAGTCTCATACCAAAGAACAGATTCAGGATATGCTTGATCAGTGGAAATCAAACATCAATTTCTCTTTCAACGGACAGACTTTGTATGCCAACGTGAGTACCTACAAAGAACACCTTCCGAAAGTAATGGATCTGATGAAGGAAATTTTAACCCAGTCCAGTTTCCCTGAAGCTGAGTTGGCAAAAACCATCAATGAATACAATACTTATCTGGAAAGCTCTTTAAACGATCCGCAGGCACTGGCATTCACTGAAATTGAAAAAATCACGGAAAGCTATCCTAAGGAAAGTGTTTTCTATACGCCATCTTTTAAAGAACAGATTGAAGCCAATAAAACCATTAAGAGACAGCAGCTGGTAGATTTTTATAACCAGATACTGGGAAGTAACAACGGAATAGGAACCATGATCGGTGATCTGGATGCCAAAACAGCGTCCGCCCTGATGGAAAATACATTTGCAAAATGGAATTCAAAATCATCTTATGAGAAAATCAAGCCTGAGCTTTTTGCCACGAAAAAACAGGATAAAGAATACCTGACTCCGGATAAGGAAAACGGGGCAGCAGTGGGTAAAATCAGTTTCTCTATGGACAGAAACAGTCCGGATTACCCTGCGTTTGTGATTGCGAACGAAATGCTGGGAAGCGGAGGATTCCTGACTTCAAGAATTCCGATCAGGCTTAGAGAAAAAGAAGGGATCAGCTATGGTGCAGGATCATATATCAGTGTTCCGACAGATAATACGGTGGCATCATGGGGTTGGTATGCATTCTTTAACCCGACTAAAAAAGATGCTGTGAACAAGGCATTGAAAGAAGAAGTGAACAAGGCGGTGAAAGAAGGATTCACAGAAGAAGAACTGAAATCCAACCTTAATTCATGGCTAAATTCAAGAAAGACGGACTTAGGAAATGATACTACTTTGGTAGGTCTTGTGAACAGCCAGCTGCAGTATGGAATTCCTTTGGAAGATTATGATGCGTTAGAAGCTAAAGTTTCCGGCCTGAAAGTAAACCAGGTGAATGATGTGCTTAGAAAATACATCAGCGAAGAAAAATTAACGTCTGTTTTTGCAGGAGATTTTAATAAGAAGTAG